The genomic region TGCAGGAACCTCTATGTATTCTACCCACGGCCATAAGGGCAAGCAGCTGCCGAAATTTATAGCCGACAACTTTAGCTCCGTCGATGAGGTTTGCTCGATTTATGTTCTTTTTGTTCATGACTTGGCATTTTTAACTGCAACATGAGATTTTTTCTTTCCATGTGCAACACATTTTGGATGAGATTGTCATTTACGGAGTATTTTTTATGGTAAAGATAGGGCGAGTTTCAATGATTTGCAGTGAGATCTAGTCAAAGGTAGACGTAAAATGGAATACAGGATAGATAAATTATAAGGCTACTCAAAAGTTGTTTTTTTGTTTCGATTTTCCAATTTTTCGAGTGATTCGTGGTGGCAAAACAAAGCCAAAAAAATGAAGCTACCAGTGGCCCTGTCATCGGTCACAAGGACTCAAATAATGAAACCTTAAAAGCTCTCGTTAAGTATCCAAGTTAACACAGTTATCCGATCGTTGTTGGATTTGATTTCTCTATTCTGAAATTTGTTAGGTGATGAGTGCGATTGTGCTGGATGTGCCAATGTAAACTCAGTAAAATTTTAGTATAACAACTTATATTGATACAATGCTTGAAGATTGTTGGATTTGGTGCTTCTTGACTTTTAGGTCACAGCGGCTCTCAGAGAAGCTGGTCTTGAGTCATCAAACTTGATACTCGGTATTGATTTCACGAAGAGTAATGAGTGGTCGGGTAATAATAATCTAGCAGAATTTTATGCCACCCAGTTTCCTTTATTTTCTGAATGACCATTGATATATTTACTCCTGAATTTTCAAGGAAAGTATTCGTTCAACCGCAGAAGTCTGCATGCAGTTGGTAGTGATCCAAATCCTTACGAGAAAGCTATTTCTATAATAGGCCGAACTTTATCTCCTTTTGACGATGACAACTTGATACCTTGTTTTGGTTTCGGGGATGGTACGTACTACTATTATTCCTCATTCATATTGCTGCCACTTCTCCCCTTGTGTATTTAAACTGCTCTTCTCTCCCTTCAGATCATTAGTTCTCATTTTTACTTTTCAGTAACTACACGTGACAAAAACGTCTTCAGCTTCTATCCTGATCATCGACCTTGCAATGGTTTTGAAGAGGTGCTTGCACGATACAAAGAAATCATTCCTTACATCAAATTATCAGGTTTCCTGAAGCTTCTCTTCCTCCATGTCTCCAGGACTCCCCCTCCCCCCTCTAATGACTAAGATGCACCTCCGTGATTAATAGTTAGACGTCTGCTACCGTAATTCAGTTTTACAGTGGTAACATTGTGTTTCAAGAGTGATGACTGACTATAACTTTTCACAAAAGGGTTGAAGAAAGGTTGGACTCTGTATCTGTGTGCTTGTTAAATCATTATCTGTCAGAAAAATGTTTACTGTTGACCACTCAATGGAGGCTTAATCATACGGAGGGAAGTCAGCAAAAGTTGGCATTGTGCCTGTTAGTGAATTAGATTTAGGAGGCTGTCAGGTGGACTCGGAAGTATCCGGGGCCCGTTGAATAATTTGTAGATCTTATATACAAAAAGGATACAAATTTTAAATGTATTCAAGTACAAAAATTGACCAAATTGCACACCGTTTTTTAGCTTTCCGGTGTCCCAGGACCCCTTTTCCAATAAAGGTGCATCGGCCGTGTCTTTCGAGTGTCTGTATAAGTGTATAACTCGTATCTCCGTAAGCATACTTGTTTTATGATCTAGCAAAATGGTGAACGGCATTTAGTTCTGGTATGCAGTTTCCAGAGCTAAATGTGTGTCTAACAGTGAAGTATAGTACTTGACTTGTTTTATCTTGTCATAGCTCTTGAATCGCACACACATTGGATAGCTGAAGCATGATGTTTGTTCTCATGTCAGTGTACATTTGTCAGGCCCTACATCATTTGCCCCTGTAGTTGATGCAGCAATTGAGATAGTAAAAGAGAGTGGCGGGCAATATCATGTCTTGGTCATTATTGCAGATGGACAGGTTGTTTCATTTTTGTTGTCATGGTATGAGCTATTATTCATGTCCTTGTACTTAATCTGACATTTTTACCCTTTCAAATTCGCTCTCAAACATTCAGGTCAGTAGGCCTCCTGATCTGCCATCTGGAAAACTTAGTCCACAAGAACAAGCAACTGTAAATTCTATTGTTGCTGCCAGGTGAAAATTTGGGTCTTGAACTAGAACTAGAAACCGTTGCTTGTTATTTTATGATGGCCTTAAGTGATCCTTTGACTTTGTGATCAGTTACTATCCGCTTTCAATTGTTTTGGTTGGTGTTGGAGATGGACCTTGGGATGCCATGCAAAAATTTGATGACAATATTCCTCAACGGGCATTTGATAATTTTCAGGTATCAAAGTTGTGATAATTCTCTTCTTCTATTCCTTCTCTCTAGACTGTCTTATTCCCGTCAGTCAGATTTTACTCTGGATTTGGGGTGCTATCGTAGCTTGTCTCAGTCTGAGAATGAACTTTTGTTCTTCATGCCAAAATAGCTACAGCATTCTAGTGACAAGTAACTACCAATTCTTGTTCTTTACTGTGAAATTGTTCTGCTATGATGACACTGGCGGACCTAGAAATGTTTTGTCCTATGTCTTGTTGAATAAGTTAAAAGAATACTATAAGTAAATAGAAAAATTTAAGCAAAAAAATTGGGCAAAATGCATGCAATTAAGTAAGTTAAATTAAATGTATGGTGTTCAAAGACTTGAATTCGTATAAGATGCATCTGCCGATGAccgatgtgtgtgtgtgtgtgtgtgtgttaaaTTCTCGACAGCATGTGTTTTTATGTCTTCCTTGAGCTGTCTTCTAGTGACCTCTTCTTTTATCTGAATATTTGTTTGGTAATTTTCTGCGTTCTCTACCCTTTTGTTTTctcagctgccaaaaaaaaattgttttctaGAATTCTATCTTATACCCAGGGCATATTTACAAATCATTTTATATTCCCCTAGCTCAGTTAACTAAAAACGTTATTTTTTCATGAAAAGATGTTTTTTGACGAGTAAACGATGATAATGTGGATGGGTCCAAGAATTACAGAAGAGTAATCAATAGAAAGTGCCTAAACATAATAACATTTAATAATACTCTtaataatactccctctgtcccggtcatttgttgtccatttccatttcgaggtgtctcagtcaattattgttctttctattttaagaatgaacttgatgaacaatttaatcattcacactcaatttggtccacttgtcatttactAATTGGCCCCCTcctttttccttggtctttgtgccaaaaccaaaggacaacaattgaccgggacggagggagtaacattTAAAAAGGCGAATTTGAGTATTTAGGCTATTTGAAGAACGTTTTacttagtttagggttttttccCTATTTTCTAAAATTTCTTTTGAAGAGTAAAGTAGGTAGGGGGGAACTCTGAATGAAATAACGTCAAGCTCCACCATACATCTGCGCTATGAAATAACGTTTTGCATATCCATTAATCACTGTCATATTCTGCAGTTTGTCAATTTCACAAAGATAATGTCTGATAGCAAGCCTGTGTCAAAGAAAGAGGCAGCCTTTGCTCTTGCTGCGTTGATGGAAATCCCTTTACAGTACAGAGCTACCCAACAGCTTGAATTCAACAGGTATGGCTGAGAATCCTGAGACTATAAACAAGTTGCAAGCTAAGATTGAACGAATTACACATCACATTGAGTTTAACTCATTATTTGCAGCAAGAAAGATACCAGTCAACGCCCTAAGCCGCTTCCTCCTCCACGTGAAGTGATAGAGCATGATAACTCGGTTAAATTAGTTGAACACACGACAAGCTCTTCCTCAGTAGAACGCGATGTTCCTGTGGAACAGGTAAGTTGCAAACAACTTTCCTTAAAACTCATATCTCAATGCAGATGTGTTCTTATGGGATTATGATCGGAATCTGACTGCATCAAAACTGCTCTTGTTACACTTTTAATAAAAAAAACTTCTTGTATCCCAATCATATGAAGTCATTCTCAGTTATGTCCATGGTATTAGATACCAGTTTCGGTCTTGATCTTGAATTTGGTCACAGTAACCCTTACAAAGCGGCCACAATGGAGTGTAACCCAGATCGAATACCATACTtatgccttttgttttttttcCAGACATGCCCAATTTGCTTGACGAATCCAAAGAACATGGCATTTGGATGTGGTCACCTGGTAAGTTTCGCAGTCTTATTTTTGACGCAGCAATACTCTTAATCTCTGGTGTGACAGTCACAATAACTGACGGTATCTTGTAACATGATTGGTGGTTTCTTAAAGACCTGCACGGAATGTGGACCGACACTTTCGACATGTCCTCTCTGTCGGTCTCCTATCACAACACGAGTGCGGCTATATACTTGAAGAGTACTCATCTCACCCTACAAAGTAGGGTCAAACGTCGTCAATGTACAGTGCTTTGCTAAAAACTGCTGAAACTGTATGTCACTATGTTGTATGTACCTTAATTATATCGAATAATTTTCATCTACCTTTAGCAATAAGTTCTTATCTTGCCATGTAATTTTCAAACTAGAATGTTCATTGTTGTAATTCTACTTGTATAAAGTACAATGTAACTAACTTGTATACTTTGTATTTGTCTTGTGTGACACTGTTGGAGTATATGAATACAACAAAGTATTGATCCATTATAAATGAGTTCTATATCTCGAAAGCAGAGATAAATAAATTAGCAGAATGCACGAAGTAAATGATCTTAAGATGCAAGAGTTTGGGAGAAAGATGTCATATTGCCATTTACTTCATCAGCTCTATGTGAGCCTAATCTCGTACGCTTTCGAGAAGTGGCATGTCCTTTGTTTGGATGGAATAATGTGAAGGACAAGGAAGGAGGATAAATTTCAAGTATAAGTTTTGTGGAAAATTGGCTAATGTTCTCCGTTCCGTCCTCCTTCCCTTTATCGCCGCCGCTGTCTCCTCCTCCCCTCGCAAATGTGGATAACAAAAGGCGACTGAAAAAAGGGAGGGTTTATTTTTGGTTCAAAACCTCCAATACTTTTTCTTTGCCCATAAGGCCATAATGTAAGGTTGTTTCATTATACAAAGTGAAAAAATAGTACCGATAAGTCGGTAATTTGTGTACTTTGTTGTATCGTAGTCTCATGTAGGTAGCACGAACACTCCTCCTAACTAGTCGTTCCGTATTTGATGCCGTGTCAGACATCCGACACCCGACACTCGTCGGATACACGCCTAAACATGTTATAGTTTAGACGAGAAATAAAATGTCAAAAGAGACTGATTAGAAGATGAGTTTGGGTGGGAAATGAGAATTAGTTATAGTCAAGGTCAAATTTGACCcttaaatatttaaatttaatataaaatACATTACAAAACTAAGATCATACGTTATTTATTACCATAAAATATACTCCTTCCAAGTGTTTTGAGTCTTCCCCTTTGCATTttgcaccaaaaataaggaaaacaATAAAAAATGGATAAAGTAGCGTGAGTTgtggagagagaaaataataaagaataaaaaatgaataaataaTTAATAAAGTTGTGAAAGTTGTTGACTTTTTAGGAGAGAGGATGAATAAAGAATTAATAAAAGTGtatcaaaaaaggaaaggggaagatagAAAAATAGTCTCAAAAGGGAAATAGGGAAGATTGAAAaaacttggagggagtatattttattaaatttaaatagcgtgtcccgtgtcctaaatttcatgagaTGATGTATCACGTGTCCGTGTTGTGTTCATGTCCGTTTGGTGCTACCTAGCTCCCAAGTCCCATGTATACGCATTTCATATTTCATTATTAAGGTGCAAACTCATGTCCCCTGCATCGAAAGTGTAAAAATGAAAGATCATCTTTTAAGTGCcacaaaaatataataatatacgAGATCTTTTGGGAATGAGTCTAAGAGTAGATCCGTGAGCACTTCGTCCAAAGCGAACATTAGATGCCTGTGTAGCAGAGATCCAACAGAAGGTATTCGCGTTTCCGCACAACATTTCACTACGAACATATGTGATCATTTTATGGTCAAATGTAACCGCAATGATATAGCCACTATTACGATAACTTGTTTTTCAATAGTGTTCACATTTAGCTGTAAAATGTTTACAAAATTCCGTCTTAATATTTCAGATCAAAATAGCCCGTCTGAAGAGAGACCAACTGGAAACTCAAGTTGATAACTTTTCAAATCATACTACTACCAAGTTttaactggaattaaaacaactGCAATTGAGAGAGACTGAAGTATTTTCAAATCATACTACTACCAAAATAGCCCGTCTAAAGAGTTATCAACTGGAGTTGATAACTTTTCAAATCATACTATTACGAAGTTCAACTAGAATTAAGAGATACCAAAATTACCCGTTTGAAGAGAGACCAACTGGAATAAAACAATTTTTACTTACAAAGTTAATACGGAGTACAATAGTATATCCTCTATAAACCGACTATCAATTACGCACATTTATTTCAAACTCTCCTATTCAAGTTCAACAAATTAAAGTTTGGGTCATTTGAATCGGGTTTTGAGGCAGGTAGACCGTATACCTAAAAACGATTGAGAATGTAGTAAAATAATCCGTCCAGATCTTCCAACATAAAGTCAGAAAGCGTTAATTTGAACACACTGTCTCTTCTCAAAATTTCCCCCAATTTCCCCCAATTTTCCCCCGATTTTCAATTCTTCCGCCATTGATACACGCTCTTAATCACGCTCTCTCCATGATTAATGCTCGCAAGCTTCTTCATCGCCAGAAAGTCGAGGTTCCTTTCGTCATTCTTTTTTGCCCTATTTCTTTTGTTCGTTAATcaattgttttgaaatttttttgtttGATTAATTGATCGATTGAATTAGGTTTAGTTTATTGTGAAATTGATTTGATTGAAATCAAGTAATGAATACCGGTGAGGTTAATTTCAACGGTTTTAGCTTGTAATTTTGTGTTAATTTACTTGTTCGATTGAAAATTTTGCTGCAATTTTTGTTCTGCACAATTCAGTATCGCCATTACGGCAATGTAGCTTAGTTTGGCTCCGTGATGTGGCTATATAATGCACAGTATTTTTTTTATGAAATCAGAATTCAATGGATCAGTTAATCTGATTTTTGTCGGGAATTTGAGTTAGATAATGGAACTTAATCTGCATGCATTGGAATTATCAGTCAATCTAGTGAAGTTATTTATATTGCGTATATTTTCATCTGCTGTATTTGGGCTCTTTTTCATAGTTACTCCGTAGTAGATAGACTAAACTCATGGTTTTAGTTGGGGTATCAGTCATGGTATGGTGCTGTGGACTTGTTCTTGAGGCGGTCCTCCCGTTTGCTAATCTCGCGATATCTTGGATTGGCGGCCTTTGATAACTATATATCTTGGGCAATACGAGATGTATCGGACGAGTTCTTAAACCATGAATGGATTCCCGTTTGAGTAAGGATAGGGTACTATTGGGTGATGTGATTTTTAGTATAGCACTATAACCTTTGCTAGCCACATGATCATGTAGAGGTGTAGATCCATGAATAGATGAGAAAGTTTGAAGTGCATGTGATTTTAAGTAAAGCTCACTTTCCTTCTGATTTTGGATATCTCATTGGGGTAGTTTTATTAGATGCTTGTTAAATTGTTCGAATTCTAAATTTCTAGTATATGTTTGCTAGTTTATTCAGTTGTTTAAATGCCGATGTTCTTTTGTGGTACATACATGCTAGAAAATTATCTAGCAAATTCTCTTTTTGTGCATCGAAGTTTCAGTGTCCTCTTTGTGTGTTAATGATCCATCTAAATGATTAGGGTACTTGAATCACAGTTTCCGTTCGTGGACCTCATATGTCAGATGTGTTGAGCTGCTAAT from Silene latifolia isolate original U9 population chromosome 3, ASM4854445v1, whole genome shotgun sequence harbors:
- the LOC141647372 gene encoding E3 ubiquitin-protein ligase RGLG3, encoding MYSTHGHKGKQLPKFIADNFSSVDEVTAALREAGLESSNLILGIDFTKSNEWSGKYSFNRRSLHAVGSDPNPYEKAISIIGRTLSPFDDDNLIPCFGFGDVTTRDKNVFSFYPDHRPCNGFEEVLARYKEIIPYIKLSGPTSFAPVVDAAIEIVKESGGQYHVLVIIADGQVSRPPDLPSGKLSPQEQATVNSIVAASYYPLSIVLVGVGDGPWDAMQKFDDNIPQRAFDNFQFVNFTKIMSDSKPVSKKEAAFALAALMEIPLQYRATQQLEFNSKKDTSQRPKPLPPPREVIEHDNSVKLVEHTTSSSSVERDVPVEQTCPICLTNPKNMAFGCGHLTCTECGPTLSTCPLCRSPITTRVRLYT